A stretch of Polypterus senegalus isolate Bchr_013 chromosome 3, ASM1683550v1, whole genome shotgun sequence DNA encodes these proteins:
- the LOC120526755 gene encoding zona pellucida sperm-binding protein 3-like, with the protein MTVMGIIRHWVVLLIILAGVVRCLKYHGRISDPQAVDKRVVKPLGLQKTVQFSDFGRGRGIAFKAQPAPQGARSAVLNTVTVDCGESNMVVFVIPDIFGKGILVNANDLRLGPSAVPPCLPVANATGFVITAGLQDCGSSLAMMTDAMVYTNQLIYAPSPLPSGIIRTNGAVIPIECTYERQKNVSSNAFQPTWVPFTSTIAAGSNLEFSLQLMSADWSSSVPPTVYYLDDMVNIQASVISMEKTPVMLFVDSCVATLSPDASSAPRYMVIDFSGCLVDAFYSGSSSSFVSPRIQSNILQFSVQAFRFYQDSRSLIYLSCHLKVTPVGENPNAVNKACSYDTTNGWTPVEGDPSICSCCQTQNCPSAKARLVKRATESIEADASVGPFLIEPVHHKPMSKKSSPLQRIVDEPKKSGFSESPLAFFLVGSLASVAVVCLVVALIVLYVKCKSE; encoded by the exons ATGACGGTCATGGGTATTATCAGACATTGGGTAGTCCTTTTGATTATTTTAGCCGGCGTGGTTCGTTGTTTGAAGTATCATGGCCGTATTTCAGACCCGCAGGCTGTTGACAAACGTGTAGTTAAACCCTTGGGGTTGCAAAAAACAGTACAGTTTAGTGACTTCGGCAGGGGTCGTGGCATCGCATTCAAAGCCCAACCTGCCCCGCAAGGTGCCCGATCGGCTGTTCTAAATACCGTGACTGTAGACTGTGGAGAATCAAATATGGTCGTCTTTGTCATCCCAGACATTTTCGGTAAAGGTATCCTGGTTAACGCTAACGACTTGCGGCTGGGACCCAGTGCTGTACCGCCCTGCCTTCCAGTAGCCAATGCAACTGGCTTTGTCATCACAGCAGGGCTTCAAGACTGTGGAAGCTCTCTTgcg ATGATGACAGATGCCATGGTCTACACTAATCAACTTATTTATGCTCCTTCTCCTTTGCCAAGTGGAATAATAAGGACAAATGGGGCTGTTATCCCCATTGAGTGCACCTATGAGAG GCAGAAGAATGTCAGTAGCAATGCCTTCCAGCCAACCTGGGTTCCTTTCACCTCCACAATAGCTGCAGGCAGCAATCTGGAATTCTCGCTTCAGCTCATGAGTG cTGATTGGTCCTCCTCTGTGCCACCAACTGTTTACTACCTGGATGACATGGTCAATATTCAGGCATCTGTCATTTCCATGGAGAAAACCCCTGTTATGCTGTTTGTGGACAGCTGTGTAGCAACTCTGTCTCCTGATGCATCCTCTGCTCCCCGTTACATGGTGATTGACTTTAGTGG ATGCTTGGTAGATGCCTTCTATTCTGGGTCATCTTCTTCCTTTGTTTCACCGAGAATCCAGTCAAACATACTTCAGTTCTCTGTGCAGGCTTTCCGTTTCTATCAAGATTCAAGGAGCTTG ATCTATCTGAGCTGTCATCTTAAGGTCACGCCAGTGGGTGAGAATCCAAATGCTGTGAATAAAGCCTGTTCCTATGATACAACAAATGG GTGGACACCTGTAGAGGGAGACCCTAGCATCTGCTCTTGCTGTCAGACTCAAAATTGTCCATCTGCAAAAGCTCGTCTTGTGAAAAGAGCAACTG AATCTATTGAGGCAGATGCTTCTGTTGGACCATTTTTGATtgaaccagtccatcacaaaccCATGTCGAAGAAAAGCTCTCCACTTCAAAGAATTGTAGATGAGCCAaaaaaatcag GGTTTTCAGAATCTCCCCTGGCCTTCTTCCTGGTTGGGTCACTGGCATCTGTAGCAGTGGTGTGTCTTGTAGTGGCACTCATAGTTTTGTATGTTAAATGCAAAAGTGAATAG